The sequence TCAAAGTCGAACTATTGGAGCAGGACGCCCCAAAGACTACCGAGAACTTTCGCCTTCTGGCGGATAAGAGCTATTACGACGGCGTTGTCTTTCATCGGATCATACCGAATTTTATGATACAGGGCGGCGATCCGCTCGGCGAAGGCTATGGAGGCGAATCTGCGTGGGGCGGTAAATTCGACGATGAGATCGACCGCGGCTCGATGCTCTATGCCGGAATGTATGAGAAAGGGACAGTGGCGATGGCAAATTCCGGCCCGAACACTAACGGTTCGCAGTTCTTCATCATGCACGTCGATTATCCGCTGCCGCCGAGCTATACCAAGTTTGGACGTGTCATAGAAGGACAGGATGTTGTTGATACGATTGCTCAAGTGACGACCAATCAGAATGACAAACCACTCGATCCCGTTGTCATGAACACTGTAAGGATCGAGGACGGGATGTGGTAGATGCGGGCCGTCGTCCAGCGTGTCTCAAGAGCGAAGGTGACCGTTGGAAACCGCGTGACCGGAGAGATCGGACGCGGCGTACTTGTCCTGTTGGGCGTTTCTACGAACGATGAAGAGTCTGACGCCGACTACCTCGTTGAAAAGATTGTCAACCTGCGCATATTCGAGGACGCGGACGGCAAGATGAACTTATCGCTTGCCGAGACGAAAGGCGGGATGCTCGTGGTATCGCAATTCACTTTATATGGCGATACGCGACGAGGCAGGCGGCCATCTTTTATTGCGGCGGCAAGCGGTGAGAAAGCAACTCGCCTTTATGAATACTTTGTCATTCGTTCACGAAGGGCCGTGGACAAGGTTGCTACAGGTGAGTTTGGCGCCATGATGGACGTAACCTTGGTCAATGAGGGGCCCGTCACGATCATTCTCGACAGCGAAAAGACCATCTAAGAGAATATGCATAGAAGAATTGCTATCACACTATTGACTGCCGCTCTCGCGGCGGCCTCATGCAGCACGCCTGCGAACAACGCTCGTCCGGCAACGGCATCGAAAGCCTCACCGGACGTAAAGAAAGGCATCGCTCCGGTGGCCGACGCTGAGGCGGCCTTGATCGAGATGGATAACCCCGCATATGGCACGATGAAGATGGAGCTATATTCAAATGTCGCGCCAAAGGCGGTGGAGCGCTTCAAGGAACTTGCGAAAGAGGGCTATTACGAGGGCATCATCTTTCACCGGGTCAACGACACGGTCATCCAGGCTGGCAACGCGGACACGAAGCCGGGAAAGTCAGCGAATCCCGCAAAAGAGGGTGATTCAGGCAAGCCGAACGTGCCCGCGGAGTTCTCTGATGTCCCGTACGAAACGGGAATTGTCGGTGCGGCACGCTTGGGGAACGACGTGAATTCGGCCAATGCTCAATTCTTTATCATGCTCAAGCGTGAGGCAGCCTTCGATAACAAATACACTGTCTTCGGTAAGATCATCGATGGAATGAACAACGTCCGGACGATCGCGGGAGCACCTCGGCAAGGCGAGCGGCCGACAGAGGCAATAAGGATCAAGAAGGTGACGATCGTTCCTCGTTAGCGGATCGATACTGGTATAATCAACTACTCATCCGCTCGCGTAGCTCAGTGGATAGAGCGCTTCCCTCCGGAGGAAGAAGTCGCAGGTTCGACTCCTGCCGCGAGTACCACATTAGAAAAGGCGTTCCAACCGTTGGAACGCCTCTTCTTCTTTAACCGAGGAATGTGGACTATCTAACCTTGAGAGCAGGATCACCCAAGAGGACCCACGAATATCCAACGTCGCTTCCCGCGATCGTACTCTTCGCAGCTTTGACCAGGTCACCCATGCGCTTGATGTTACTCTCGCTGACATCGTTGTAGAATTGGGCCCCCATCGTAAACTGGAAATCCGGCGTGGTTTCGGTGCTGGAAGCCCAAGTGACGGCACCGCCGCCGTTCTGGGCAAACAGGAGCCGCTCCGATACCGATTCGGCAACAGGACTGGGCCGGAAGAAAACGCCGTTGTAGCAGGTCAGCATCGTAAAGATCGACTGCCGGTGAGTGTTTGTAAGAAGCGGCGGGTCATTCGAATTAAAGAACGTCAGGTTGCCCCAGACCCCCGACGTGCCGTGGCCCGAGTAGTTGACGATGAACATGCCCGTGTTTAGCCCATTCATAAGGTTTGTGTGGGCTTGCGGGTCAGGCGTCATCTGATTTGGCGGCGGCAGCCCGCGCGGAACAAGCAGTGACGGCATTGTCGGCGGCATCTCGTTCCTAAGCCCCAAGCTCATGCCCTCGAAATCGAATCCTTGCGGAAGGTCATAAGCATACAAACCACCACGATCTAGACTCTGATTCTCAATCGTCTCAAAGCCCATACTCTTATCGAGCACGGTCGAGATAGAAAACCCGCTTCGTGCAGGAACTCGGCCTAAGGGGATCTCAGCAAGCCCGTCATTATTGAAATCCGCCAGTGCCTCGTCACTTCCGCTCTCCTCGAAGATCAGGTTGACGAATTTGGTCGGCACAAGGTCCCAGTTGCCAAATCCCTCGTAATTCCGTGGATCATATGAACCGTCACCCAGCAACAGCACATACTGAGGAGATCCGTCCCAATTCTTGTACGCGTATTCGAGGAAAGCCTTCAGGGCATCAGCGGACAATGACCCATAACTAAATTCGTCAAAAACATCTGCAACGTCGACAATACCCACCGAATAGTTGCCGCCCGCAGCCGACTGACGGTATGTCTTCCATTGCTGAGCCGCATTAAGGAAGTCAGGGGCCGAATGCGAGATGATCAAATATTGAACAGTGTGATTGGGAGTCGACCAACTGGATGGACTATTGAACGTTACCGAGAAGGGAGCGAGGAAGGCCCCATTCTCAGCCGCATACATTACCATCGACCGGTGTGACGGCAGTTTCGCCGTAAACGTACCACCATCCTGAACAACGTTGAGGCCTATCACCTCCTGCGGAACGCCGGGATACGTCGTATCGAATACACGAACATTTGCCGTGGAGAACCCCCCGACATCAACCTTCCTATAACCCGGCGTGAAGTAAGATAGCCGGTCACCCGCGGCCTTAAACTCTCGATTATATGTGATCTCGGCCTGGTCGAAATAACTGGCGCTCGACGAGTCGGCCTCGGTGAGATCGAGGAGGTTATCTCCCTCGACCAGGAAACTAGTGGGTATCGTCAGCGTCGCTTGATATGGATTGTTACCGGTGCCGAGCACAAATCCGGCTTCGCTGCCGTTGATCGCCACCCTTACGTTGTGTGTCGAGCCGACGATGCCCTGAAGCTTCACACGGATCGACGCTGACGGCGCTGTAGTATCGATACTGTTGAGAAAGATGCCTATGGGTGTCGGCATTGGGCTCGACGTTACGGCCCGACCCCAATAATTCTCAAGGTCGCCGTTCTTGATCAGCCCGTTATAGCTCGTCCGCTCCCGCTTCTGAGCCGAACTCCG is a genomic window of Chloracidobacterium sp. containing:
- a CDS encoding peptidylprolyl isomerase; translated protein: MGNRVAVIETNHGTIKVELLEQDAPKTTENFRLLADKSYYDGVVFHRIIPNFMIQGGDPLGEGYGGESAWGGKFDDEIDRGSMLYAGMYEKGTVAMANSGPNTNGSQFFIMHVDYPLPPSYTKFGRVIEGQDVVDTIAQVTTNQNDKPLDPVVMNTVRIEDGMW
- a CDS encoding D-tyrosyl-tRNA(Tyr) deacylase encodes the protein MRAVVQRVSRAKVTVGNRVTGEIGRGVLVLLGVSTNDEESDADYLVEKIVNLRIFEDADGKMNLSLAETKGGMLVVSQFTLYGDTRRGRRPSFIAAASGEKATRLYEYFVIRSRRAVDKVATGEFGAMMDVTLVNEGPVTIILDSEKTI
- a CDS encoding peptidylprolyl isomerase; its protein translation is MHRRIAITLLTAALAAASCSTPANNARPATASKASPDVKKGIAPVADAEAALIEMDNPAYGTMKMELYSNVAPKAVERFKELAKEGYYEGIIFHRVNDTVIQAGNADTKPGKSANPAKEGDSGKPNVPAEFSDVPYETGIVGAARLGNDVNSANAQFFIMLKREAAFDNKYTVFGKIIDGMNNVRTIAGAPRQGERPTEAIRIKKVTIVPR